One window of the Lachancea thermotolerans CBS 6340 chromosome A complete sequence genome contains the following:
- the LRO1 gene encoding phospholipid:diacylglycerol acyltransferase (similar to uniprot|P40345 Saccharomyces cerevisiae YNR008W LRO1 Acyltransferase that catalyzes diacylglycerol esterification one of several acyltransferases that contribute to triglyceride synthesis putative homolog of human lecithin cholesterol acyltransferase), which produces MGVKNRRKRQESSPESVTDKGQEKRHGAAASHRHVHKKSKKSSQESKKTWRESRRIVFSLGAILGLLIAVYAGAYGGKTNNTLFDNFVNFDSLQDYVDDWKEILPQGLMSLISDAQRTTSPKDLTESFAVGKQLHKDMNLTDKHPVIMVPGVISTGIESWGLYGDEECSSEAHFRKRLWGSFYMLKTMVLDKVCWLRHVMLDPETGLDPANFTLRAAQGFEAADFFMAGYWIWNKVLQNLGAIGYDPNKMATAAYDWRLAYLDLERRDSYFSKLKQKIEMDYKLTGEKTVLVGHSMGSQVVFYFLKWVEAEGPLYGNGGVGWVEKYVDSFVNVAGTLLGAPKTVPALISGEMKDTIQLNALAMYGLEKFFSRKERVDMIQTWGGVPSMLPKGGSMIWGTNEVSVEDNTHNNSHSFGEFIRFERESQSVFSQRSFSMDDSIDLLLRLSPTWLQKRIKDQYSFGVATSEKQMRENELHHTYWSNPLEVPLPDAPSLKIYCIYGVGNPTERAYVYKEDPEHPDLNITIDYESSNPVSFTDGDGTVPVVTHAMCQKWAQGRSPYNPSNASVKIIEIKHQPERFDIRGGAKSAEHVDILGSAELNEYVLKIAGGKGDSIEPRELTNLSQWVRDMPFPM; this is translated from the coding sequence ATGGGTGTCAAGAATCGCAGAAAGAGACAAGAGTCTTCTCCCGAATCTGTAACAGATAAAGGTCAAGAAAAACGCCACGGCGCGGCGGCGTCTCATCGACACGTTcacaaaaagagcaagaaaTCTAGCCAAGAAAGTAAGAAAACATGGAGGGAATCACGAAGAATAGTGTTCAGTTTGGGTGCCATCTTGGGGCTACTCATTGCGGTCTACGCGGGAGCTTACGGAGGGAAGACAAATAATACCCTATTTGATAACTTTGTAAACTTTGATTCGCTTCAGGACTACGTTGATGATTGGAAGGAAATATTGCCGCAGGGCCTTATGTCGCTTATTTCTGACGCCCAGCGCACGACGTCTCCCAAGGACCTCACTGAGAGCTTCGCCGTTGGCAAACAGCTTCACAAAGACATGAATCTCACAGACAAGCACCCAGTTATCATGGTGCCTGGTGTGATATCTACCGGGATCGAAAGCTGGGGTCTATACGGAGACGAGGAGTGTTCGAGCGAAGCTCACTTCCGCAAGCGGCTGTGGGGATCTTTTTACATGCTGAAAACCATGGTGCTAGACAAAGTTTGCTGGCTGCGGCACGTCATGTTGGACCCTGAAACAGGGCTGGATCCGGCCAATTTTACGCTTCGAGCGGCTCAGGGGTTTGAGGCTGCAGATTTCTTTATGGCGGGGTACTGGATTTGGAATAAAGTACTGCAAAACCTGGGGGCCATCGGATACGATCCCAATAAGATGGCTACGGCGGCCTACGATTGGAGGCTGGCTTATTTAGACCTAGAGCGCCGCGATAGCTATTTCTCAAAACTGAAGCAGAAGATTGAGATGGATTACAAGCTCACTGGCGAGAAGACCGTGCTAGTAGGCCACTCCATGGGATCGCAAGTCGTGTTCTATTTCCTGAAGTGGGTTGAGGCCGAAGGACCTCTCTACGGCAATGGTGGAGTTGGGTGGGTTGAAAAGTATGTGGACTCGTTTGTTAACGTAGCTGGTACGCTGCTGGGGGCCCCTAAGACAGTCCCGGCTCTGATAAGCGGCGAAATGAAAGACACAATCCAGCTGAATGCCTTGGCCATGTACGGTTTGGAGAAATTCTTCAGCAGAAAAGAGCGGGTCGACATGATACAAACATGGGGCGGCGTCCCTTCAATGCTCCCCAAGGGCGGTTCCATGATCTGGGGCACTAACGAGGTGTCCGTCGAAGACAACACGCACAACAACTCTCACTCGTTCGGTGAGTTCATACGGTTTGAGCGTGAGTCGCAAAGTGTCTTCTCGCAGCGCAGTTTTTCAATGGATGACTCCATTgacctgctgctgcggctCTCGCCAACCTGGTTGCAGAAACGCATTAAAGACCAGTACTCCTTTGGTGTGGCAACATCAGAGAAGCAGATGCGCGAAAACGAACTCCATCACACTTACTGGTCCAACCCTCTTGAGGTACCGCTGCCGGACGCGCCTAGCTTGAAGATTTACTGCATTTACGGCGTGGGCAACCCGACAGAGCGTGCCTACGTCTACAAAGAAGACCCGGAACACCCGGACCTTAACATCACCATCGACTACGAAAGCAGTAACCCCGTCTCCTTCACGGACGGCGACGGAACCGTGCCCGTGGTGACTCACGCAATGTGCCAAAAGTGGGCTCAGGGTCGTAGTCCCTACAACCCAAGCAACGCCTCCGTCAAAATCATAGAAATTAAGCACCAGCCCGAGCGCTTCGATATTCGCGGCGGCGCCAAAAGTGCAGAGCACGTCGACATCCTAGGTAGCGCAGAACTAAACGAATATGTGCTGAAAATCGCTGGCGGAAAAGGAGATTCTATAGAGCCGCGCGAGCTAACTAACCTGAGTCAATGGGTTCGCGATATGCCATTTCCTATGTAA
- the CSE2 gene encoding Cse2p (some similarities with uniprot|P33308 Saccharomyces cerevisiae YNR010W CSE2 Component of the Med9/10 module which is a subcomplex within the RNA polymerase II Mediator complex required for regulation of RNA polymerase II activity), producing MASSSLSNASLAQIEALLVPNAQSSGQSSEFIPQLYYALHQVKKDPNSSVNSLETATSSIRHRLKQCKSHIAESEECRALLSKTPEEWEAALRQRQKDLAVKQQVFARLERQIRDLGDH from the coding sequence ATGGCTTCCTCTAGTTTGAGCAACGCTTCTCTTGCGCAGATTGAGGCCCTCTTGGTGCCGAACGCGCAGAGCTCGGGCCAGAGCTCCGAGTTCATCCCACAGCTCTACTACGCCCTACATCAGGTCAAAAAGGATCCAAACAGCAGCGTGAACTCCTTAGAAACAGCGACCTCCAGCATTCGCCATAGGCTCAAGCAGTGCAAATCTCACATCGCCGAGAGTGAAGAGTGCCGAGCGCTATTGAGCAAAACGCCCGAGGAGTGGGAAGCCGCACTGCGGCAACGCCAGAAGGACCTCGCGGTGAAACAGCAAGTCTTTGCGCGGCTTGAACGGCAGATCCGGGACCTAGGTGACCACTAG
- the VPS27 gene encoding ESCRT-0 subunit protein VPS27 (similar to uniprot|P40343 Saccharomyces cerevisiae YNR006W VPS27 hydrophilic protein has cysteine rich putative zinc finger esential for function), translating into MSAAVSTPSQLDSLIQRATSESIPNGEIDLSLALEVSDVIRSRRVPPKECMRCIKKRIMSSRSNPNRSLSAWRLTEVCLKNGGVPFIKEVCSREFMDSLEHAILQEESNDELEILCKGMLQDLYVAFRNDSQLNYVSKVYQRLEAKGVDFPSNPSRHSELAAAMFDSKTPADWIDSDTCMICSNKFSLLNRRHHCRSCGGIFCQEHSSRFIPLPDLGIYDNVRVCDNCFDDYETKKQSDKKRKKKKKGHGKSSSVRDQEEEELKKAIELSLRDARSEDTFVPVVPVQKAPSPQAIDEEEDEDLKAAIAASLRESEEAKRRQQERQQTPVAEGYSVPDVPPPLPSNELTTSEEDDIQLFASLVERMKYQPPTAILEDTQLQQLYRKVMGTVPKLNIALSETSHKYNTLMNMNGKISDIMNIYDSLLEKQLQSINLNQQYFMPQLPSDPYAYYNVGQQNSPHVNPAALPQQNQHIQVSSPALNRQHVSESKVPSMPASELRPLEGHASPNHIEQLKSIAIEQEAPQKQSLSSPRPYPDETQEEQNPCLSDPYPNGISKNGPAQAPSDPPYPNDDEEKEESLRQAHPKLDKITNFDFPTVPVQQPPVEEHVKEEPEEANEQEQLLIEL; encoded by the coding sequence ATGTCAGCTGCTGTTAGTACGCCTTCACAGCTAGACTCTTTGATACAAAGGGCTACAAGCGAGTCAATCCCAAATGGAGAGATAGATTTGTCTTTGGCCTTGGAAGTATCCGACGTAATAAGGTCAAGGAGAGTGCCTCCAAAAGAATGCATGCGGTGTATCAAAAAACGGATCATGTCTTCGCGCTCCAATCCAAACAGAAGCCTATCAGCCTGGCGCTTGACTGAGgtttgcttgaagaacgGTGGCGTTCCATTCATAAAGGAGGTTTGTTCACGCGAGTTCATGGATTCACTGGAGCATGCAATACTACAAGAAGAATCGAACGATGAGCTCGAAATTCTTTGCAAAGGCATGTTACAAGACTTGTATGTGGCGTTCCGGAATGACAGCCAGTTGAATTATGTTTCCAAGGTATATCAAAGACTGGAAGCTAAGGGCGTTGACTTTCCCTCAAACCCTTCTCGCCACTCGGAGCTAGCGGCTGCGATGTTTGATTCCAAGACCCCCGCAGATTGGATTGACTCTGATACCTGCATGATTTGCTCTAACAAATTTTCCTTACTTAATAGAAGGCACCACTGTCGCTCCTGCGGTGGCattttttgccaagaacACTCTTCGCGCTTTATCCCGCTACCCGACCTCGGCATTTACGACAATGTCAGAGTCTGTGATAACTGCTTTGACGACTATgagacaaaaaagcagtCAGACAAGAagcggaagaagaagaagaaggggCACGGTAAGAGTAGTTCTGTTCGAGACcaggaggaagaagaactcaaaaaagcgaTAGAGCTTTCGTTGAGAGATGCTCGTTCAGAAGACACATTTGTGCCTGTAGTGCCAGTCCAAAAAGCTCCTTCTCCCCAGGCaatcgatgaagaagaggatgaagatCTCAAAGCAGCTATTGCAGCGAGTCTTCGAGAgtctgaagaagcaaagCGGAGACAGCAAGAACGGCAACAAACACCCGTCGCAGAAGGGTACAGTGTTCCTGATGTGCCACCCCCTCTTCCCAGCAACGAACTGACAACctcagaagaagacgacATCCAATTGTTTGCAAGTCTTGTAGAACGCATGAAATATCAGCCGCCCACAGCGATTTTGGAAGATACACAATTGCAACAGCTTTACCGTAAGGTCATGGGCACTGTACCAAAACTCAACATAGCTCTAAGCGAGACCTCTCACAAGTACAACACGCTAATGAATATGAATGGGAAAATATCGGATATCATGAACATTTACGATTCactgcttgaaaagcaaCTGCAGTCCATTAATCTAAACCAGCAGTATTTTATGCCTCAATTGCCATCAGACCCTTACGCATACTACAATGTAGGTCAACAGAACTCGCCGCATGTCAATCCTGCTGCTCTCcctcaacaaaaccagCACATCCAGGTGTCTAGTCCAGCGTTGAACAGGCAGCACGTTTCTGAAAGTAAAGTGCCTTCAATGCCTGCCTCTGAACTACGTCCACTCGAGGGACATGCGAGCCCAAACCACATTGAACAACTAAAGTCAATAGCAATTGAACAGGAGGCACCCCAAAAACAGTCATTGTCCTCTCCACGTCCTTACCCAGACGAaactcaagaagaacaaaaccCATGCCTTTCGGATCCTTATCCAAATGGGATCAGCAAGAATGGACCAGCTCAAGCTCCCTCAGATCCTCCATATCCAaatgatgatgaggagaaagaagagagtTTACGGCAAGCTCACCCAAAATTGGATAAAATAACCAACTTCGACTTCCCTACGGTTCCAGTCCAGCAACCGCCTGTTGAGGAGCATGTGAAGGAGGAGCCTGAAGAAGCGAATGAGCAAGAACAGCTTTTGATAGAGTTATGA
- the RAD14 gene encoding DNA repair protein RAD14 (similar to uniprot|P28519 Saccharomyces cerevisiae YMR201C RAD14 Protein that recognizes and binds damaged DNA during nucleotide excision repair subunit of Nucleotide Excision Repair Factor 1 (NEF1) contains zinc finger motif homolog of human XPA protein), with the protein MNAEQKARIEANRQRALEKLKKRGIIRSEQAEKIESRNEPRPKPAAPELAQSVAENKAKALERYKHHQQNLRDASSNINQSVELDKSSGRKRPLDRIRPTVRKQDYIEYDLATMKNSYGGFINAEEDFSEGPENKKQQSLEEWQKAQKERKALYENAPPPDHPSLAPRCIECHINTELDPLLHDVFKLQICKACAKAIPEKYSLLTKTECKEDYFLTDPELNDQELFHRFEKPNPHSGTFARMQLFVRCEVEEFAYKKWGGEEGLDNEWQRREEGKAQRREKKYQAKMKEMRVKTRAQEYTKKLLERKHGKEHVHEFSTAIDGGLNEEGIKLSKRRCIGCGLEVNEIAL; encoded by the exons ATGAACGCAGAACAGAAAGCCCGGATA GAAGCAAACAGACAGAGAGCTCtggagaagctgaagaaaagaggGATCATCCGCAGCGAGCAGGCCGAAAAGATTGAGAGTCGTAATGAACCCAGACCCAAGCCAGCTGCCCCCGAATTAGCTCAGTCTGTCGCAGAAAACAAGGCCAAAGCCTTAGAGAGATACAAACACCACCAGCAGAACCTTCGAGATGCTTCCAGCAACATAAACCAGTCGGTTGAACTCGACAAAAGCAGTGGTCGAAAAAGACCCTTAGACAGAATCCGGCCGACTGTGAGGAAGCAAGACTACATTGAATATGATCTTGCgacgatgaagaactcCTACGGTGGCTTTATAAatgcagaagaagatttcAGCGAAGGaccagaaaacaaaaagcaaCAGTCGTTAGAAGAATggcaaaaagctcaaaaagagaggaaagCTCTTTACGAAAACGCGCCGCCTCCCGATCATCCATCACTGGCTCCCAGGTGTATAGAATGCCACATCAATACTGAACTGGACCCCTTACTCCATGATGTGTTCAAGCTTCAGATTTGCAAGGCGTGCGCTAAAGCTATCCCTGAGAAGTATTCACTATTGACAAAAACCGAGTGTAAGGAAGACTATTTTTTGACCGATCCAGAGCTGAACGATCAGGAACTATTTCATAGATTTGAGAAGCCAAATCCTCACTCGGGTACGTTCGCAAGGATGCAGTTATTTGTGCGATGTGAAGTCGAGGAATTTGCCTACAAGAAATGGGGGGGTGAAGAGGGTCTGGATAATGAGTGGCAACGGAgggaagaaggaaaagcaCAACGGcgtgaaaaaaaataccAAGCTAAGATGAAAGAAATGAGAGTAAAAACTAGGGCTCAAGAATATACtaaaaagcttctcgaacGGAAGCACGGAAAAGAGCATGTGCACGAATTTTCTACAGCTATTGACGGAGGATTGAACGAAGAAGGAAttaagctttcaaagcgtCGCTGTATTGGCTGTGGCTTGGAAGTTAACGAAATCGCACTTTGA
- the TOM40 gene encoding TOM complex pore protein TOM40 (highly similar to uniprot|P23644 Saccharomyces cerevisiae YMR203W TOM40 Essential component of the preprotein translocase of the mitochondrial outer membrane (TOM complex) in which it constitutes the core element of the protein conducting pore) — MSASAPLPLGDFSKIPAIPGVSPMTDSQKRESFWSSNPIFSYLNSVYNNIHAHRQSLALVNPGTIENLNKEVSRDVLVGQYFFTGLRADLNKAFSLNPAFQTSHTLSVGSANLPSYAFSALFANDNMFIQGNVDNELSVSGRLNYGWDKNNITKVTLQFSQGQPSMCQLEQDYQGSDFSLNFKSLNPSVNSKGIFTGVAVGSILQSITPQFALGLEAIFSRGQAGMPADAAVSYVTRYVSPKQDWIFSGQLQANGALVASFWRKVAENVEAGLETSLQASMVPIADPVIGTPIGIQPAIEGSTTLGCKYEYRQSVFRGAIDVNGKVGCFLERKILPTLSVLFSGEIDHFKQESKLGCGLQFETAGSEELLMLQQGLDPNGNPLQAPVQV, encoded by the coding sequence ATGTCTGCATCGGCACCTCTCCCTCTGGGAGACTTCTCCAAGATCCCTGCTATCCCAGGTGTATCTCCTATGACAGACTCGCAAAAAAGAGAATCATTTTGGTCGTCGAACCCTATCTTCAGCTACTTGAACTCTGTTTACAACAACATTCATGCTCACAGACAGTCCTTGGCTCTAGTCAACCCGGGCACTATTGAGAACCTGAACAAGGAGGTGTCACGCGATGTGCTTGTTGGCCAATATTTCTTCACAGGTCTGAGAGCTGACCTAAACAAGGCATTCTCCCTGAACCCCGCATTCCAGACATCGCATACTCTGTCGGTCGGGTCTGCCAACTTGCCAAGCTACGCTTTCTCTGCTCTTTTCGCGAACGATAACATGTTCATCCAGGGAAACGTCGACAACGAGCTTTCTGTCTCTGGTAGACTGAACTATGGCTGggacaagaacaacatcaCCAAGGTTACTCTTCAGTTCTCGCAGGGCCAGCCAAGCATGTGCCAGCTGGAGCAGGACTACCAGGGTTCCGActtctctttgaacttcaaatctCTCAACCCCTCCGTCAATTCGAAGGGTATCTTTACCGGTGTTGCAGTTGGTTCGATTTTGCAAAGTATTACCCCACAGTTCGCCCTTGGTTTGGAAGCCATTTTTAGCAGAGGCCAAGCTGGCATGCCAGCTGATGCTGCTGTCTCCTACGTCACCCGTTACGTTTCCCCAAAACAAGACTGGATTTTCTCCGGCCAGCTGCAAGCTAATGGTGCGCTAGTCGCATCTTTCTGGCGTAAGGTTGCTGAAAACGTCGAGGCTGGTTTGGAAACCAGCTTGCAAGCCTCTATGGTTCCAATCGCCGACCCGGTTATTGGAACCCCAATTGGTATTCAGCCCGCTATCGAAGGTTCCACCACGTTGGGCTGCAAGTACGAATACAGACAGTCCGTCTTCCGCGGTGCGATAGATGTCAACGGTAAGGTTGGCTGCTTCCTAGAAAGAAAGATTCTGCCTACTTTGTCAGTTTTGTTCTCTGGTGAGATCGACCACTTCAAGCAGGAAAGCAAATTGGGCTGCGGT
- the ATG3 gene encoding Atg3p (similar to uniprot|P40344 Saccharomyces cerevisiae YNR007C ATG3 Protein involved in autophagy E2-like enzyme that plays a role in formation of Atg8p-phosphatidylethanolamine conjugates which are involved in membrane dynamics during autophagy), which produces MIRSKLASWREYLTPVTHTSTFQSSGQITPEEFTQAGDYLCHMFPTWEWNSTSKDVSYRDFLPKEKQFLVTRKVPCSARAEQLTTVEGAEEGDNADGWVVEGQVKTRSTEEHANADIEDMLEGMDLEEVEQDDDDMVAIAPNDRRFYDLYITYSTSYRVPKIYLVGFNGDGSPLTPEQMFEDISPDYRTKTATIERLPFQHTHVTSVSIHPCKHANVMRVLMERIREVKQRKNASLANTTNPSSGRGKEGDEDWEDIQNDVEGGLRVDQYLIVFLKFVSSVTPGIEHDYTMEGW; this is translated from the coding sequence ATGATTAGATCCAAGCTTGCCAGCTGGAGAGAATACTTGACTCCGGTGACTCACACTTCCACTTTCCAATCCTCGGGCCAGATAACACCTGAGGAGTTTACCCAAGCGGGTGACTACTTGTGCCACATGTTCCCTACCTGGGAATGGAACAGCACGTCCAAGGACGTCAGCTACCGCGACTTCCTGCCTAAAGAGAAGCAGTTCCTGGTTACAAGAAAAGTCCCTTGTTCCGCGCGCGCTGAGCAGCTTACAACTGTTGAGGGTGCAGAGGAAGGGGATAACGCCGACGGTTGGGTCGTGGAAGGTCAGGTTAAAACGCGCTCTACCGAAGAGCATGCAAATGCTGATATTGAGGACATGCTGGAGGGGATGGACTTGGAGGAGGTGGAGCAGGATGACGACGACATGGTGGCCATCGCGCCAAATGATAGGCGCTTCTACGACCTGTACATCACGTACTCGACATCGTACCGCGTCCCTAAAATTTACCTAGTCGGCTTCAACGGCGATGGCTCGCCCCTAACCCCAGAGCAGATGTTTGAGGATATCTCCCCGGACTATagaacaaaaactgctACAATCGAGAGGCTCCCCTTTCAGCACACCCATGTGACATCTGTGTCTATCCACCCTTGCAAGCATGCGAATGTGATGCGGGTGCTTATGGAACGGATTCGCGAGGTCAAGCAGCGAAAGAACGCATCGCTCGCAAATACAACAAATCCAAGCAGCGGTCGCGGCAAGGAAGGTGACGAAGACTGGGAAGACATTCAGAATGACGTAGAAGGCGGACTTCGAGTTGACCAATACTTAATCGTGTTTCTAAAATTTGTTTCCAGTGTCACGCCTGGAATCGAGCACGACTATACAATGGAGGGGTGGTGA
- the ERG2 gene encoding C-8 sterol isomerase ERG2 (similar to uniprot|P32352 Saccharomyces cerevisiae YMR202W ERG2 C-8 sterol isomerase catalyzes the isomerization of the delta-8 double bond to the delta-7 position at an intermediate step in ergosterol biosynthesis), whose amino-acid sequence MKLLYVVGVLLSTYYIMDKLLYTWLPTNCVFDPDRLVLIANKVIATHNQMGNSTTEQLLMDVREELAKEYGDKWINPYEKDKWVFNNAGGAMGQMLILHASFSEYLILFGSATGNEGHSGVHFADDWFTILKGTQLASLPENPSPEVYNAGDVHLMRKGYAKQYSMARESYALEYARGWIPFMLPFGFLDTFTSTLDFYTLGKTVWITGRDMLRHLFVNGKF is encoded by the coding sequence ATGAAGCTTCTTTACGTGGTGGGCGTGCTGCTCAGCACCTACTACATCATGGACAAGCTGCTATACACTTGGTTGCCCACAAACTGTGTCTTTGACCCCGATAGATTAGTGCTGATCGCGAACAAGGTGATCGCGACGCACAACCAGATGGGCAATTCTACCACGGAGCAGCTCCTGATGGACGTCAGAGAGGAGCTTGCCAAGGAGTACGGCGACAAGTGGATCAACCCATACGAGAAGGACAAGTGGGTATTCAACAACGCAGGCGGTGCGATGGGCCAGATGCTCATCTTGCACGCTTCGTTCTCGGAATACTTGATTCTGTTCGGATCCGCCACGGGTAACGAGGGCCACTCCGGTGTGCACTTCGCCGACGACTGGTTTACGATCCTTAAGGGTACGCAGCTCGCGTCGCTGCCGGAAAACCCTTCGCCAGAGGTCTACAACGCGGGAGACGTCCATCTGATGCGCAAGGGCTACGCCAAACAGTACAGCATGGCCCGCGAGTCGTACGCGTTGGAGTACGCTAGAGGCTGGATCCCATTCATGCTGCCTTTCGGCTTCTTGGACACCTTCACCAGTACCCTGGACTTCTATACCCTGGGTAAGACCGTCTGGATCACCGGACGCGACATGCTCAGACATCTGTTCGTGAATGGCAAGTTCTAA
- the NRM1 gene encoding Nrm1p (weakly similar to uniprot|P53718 Saccharomyces cerevisiae YNR009W Hypothetical ORF), which yields MPAELERKPLGAVSQSRINQLKGRTHGKVGKPAATTKLPSIMSIIHQETSADTHAPETNTRGSELARPSKSAPECDFDLISEKLRIRMQLAHYKFKTKQGHLKFRQLQPAVPAVTLSAPAEGPRDASSGTTSPLSSSQRRSKPSRRLVGSQGALRTPVKPRTLSSHALAPRAAAESGQNTPMSVEAARSLIDLFTSQH from the coding sequence ATGCCTGCCGAACTCGAAAGAAAGCCACTGGGAGCCGTGTCGCAGTCGCGGATAAACCAGCTAAAGGGCCGCACTCACGGCAAAGTCGGGAAGCCTGCGGCGACGACGAAGCTCCCGTCGATTATGTCGATCATACACCAGGAGACAAGTGCTGACACGCACGCGCCTGAAACTAACACACGCGGAAGCGAGCTGGCCAGGCCGTCCAAGTCCGCGCCGGAGTGCGACTTCGACCTCATCTCGGAGAAGCTGCGAATCCGCATGCAACTGGCACACTACAAGTTCAAGACCAAGCAGGGCCACCTCAAGTTCCGTCAGCTACAGCCCGCGGTCCCCGCGGTAACTCTGTCGGCGCCAGCCGAAGGGCCTCGGGACGCGTCGTCCGGCACGACGTCGCCTCTGAGTTCATCCCAGCGGCGCTCCAAGCCCTCGCGGAGACTTGTGGGATCCCAGGGCGCGCTACGCACACCAGTAAAGCCACGCACGCTCTCCTCACACGCTCTGGCCCCCCGGGCTGCAGCCGAGTCCGGCCAGAACACACCGATGTCCGTTGAGGCCGCGCGCTCGCTTATAGACCTGTTCACAAGTCAGCATTAG